In Phenylobacterium hankyongense, the sequence CGCTGGTGGGTTTCTATCTCGGCCGCGCGGCCGGCGCGCGGACCCTGGAGCGGTTCTCAGGCGCGGGCGTGAAGCGGTTCATGGACCTTGTGGGCCGCAACGGCTTCTTCGCCAGCCTGATCGTGCGGCTGGTGCCCTCGGCGCCCTTCATCGTCGTCAACATGGCGGCCGGGGTGACGCCGATGCGGGTGCTGGACTTCGCGGCCGGGACGGCGATCGGCATCGTGCCGAAGATCGCGCTCACCGCCTTCGCCGGCAATTCGATCTTCCAGGTCATGCGCGGCCAGGTCGGCCGCAACGCCATCTGGCTGGCCCTGGCCGTGGCGGCCTGGATCGGGATCGGCTGGCTGGCGCGTTCGTGGCTGCGGGCGCGGGAAAAGACGGAGGGCTGATGCTGAAGCTGTTCTATTCGCCGGGCGCCTGTTCGCTCGCCCCGCACATCGCGCTGGAGGAGGCGGGGGCGAGCTACGAGTGCGTGCGGACCAACACCGCCGAGGGCGAGCAGCGTCGGCCGGAGTACCTGGCGATCAATCCCAAGGGCCGCATCCCGGCGCTGGTGACGGAGCGCGGCGTGCTGACTGAGACGCCAGCCATCCTCGCCTTCGTGGCCCAGAGCTTCCCGGAGGCCAGGCTCGCGCCGCTCGACGATCCGTTCGCCTTCGCCGAGGCGCAGGCCTTCAACAGCTATCTCTGCTCCACCGTGCACGTGGCGCACGCCCACCGTCACCGCGGCTACCGCTGGGCCGACGATCCCGCCGCCCTGGCGGAGATGACCCGCAAGGTCCCCGAAACCATCGGCGCCTGCTTCCAGCTGATCGAGGACACGATGCTGCGCGGGCCATGGGTGATGGGTGAGGCCTACACCGTCTGCGACGGCTACCTGTTCACGCTCGCCGACTGGCTGGAGGGCGACGGCGTCGATCCGCGGCGCTTCCCCATGGTGTTCGAGCACCGGGAACGGGTGCGCGCCCGGCCGGCGGTGAGCCGCGCGCTGGCCACGGAGTCCGGCGCCTGAATGTCGCGCCGCGGAAATCCGTCACCACCCCTGGCGGCGTGCGGGCATTTTTGTGCGGGGAGGGGGCGCTCTTCGGAAGAACTTGCCGCCGCGGCGTTTAATGCCCCGGCGCGACGCATGTCTGTTGCGGCCCGAGGCCGATTCCGGTACATGCGAGGCCATGCGTATGCGGCTCGACAGCCTGCTTCTTCTCCCGCTGGGGCTTAGCCGCCCCTGGGCGCCCCTGTAGGCTGCGCGTCTTCGCGGCCGGGCGCTCAGGGGCTTTCCCCTCGCCCGACCCCAGCAATTTCCGCGAAGAGACCTTTCCCATGACCGCCACCGTTCCCGGATCCGACGTATCCGACATCGCCCCGCCGCGCTCCGAGCGTGACCGGGTCATCGTCTTCGACACCACCATGCGCGACGGCGAGCAGTCGCCCGGCGCCTCCATGTCGCTGGAGGAGAAGCTGGAGCTCGCCAAGATCCTGGAGGACATGCGCGTCGACGTGATCGAGGCCGGCTTCCCGATCGCCTCCAACGGCGACTTCGAGGCGGTGCGCCAGGTTTCCGAGATCATCACCGAGAGCATCGTCTGCGGCCTGGCCCGCGCCGGGATGGCCGACATCGACCGCTGCGCGGAGGCCATCAAGAAGGCCAAGCGCGGCCGCATCCACACCTTCCTGTCCACCAGCCCCTCGCACCGCGACCACATCCTGCACGCCAGCCAGGACGACATCCTGGAGATGATCACCAAGTCGGTGACGCACGCGCGCAACCTGTGCGGCGACGTGGAATGGTCGGCCCAGGACGCCACCCGCACCGAGCAGGACTTCCTGCGCCGCTGCGTCGACGCCGCCATCAAGGCCGGCGCCACGACGATCAACCTGCCGGACACGGTGGGCTACACCTACCCCTCTGAGTACGCCGACATCTTCCGCGACATCATCGAGAACGTGGACGGCGCGGACCGGGTGATCTTCTCCACCCACTGTCACAACGACCTGGGCCTGGCGGTCGCCAACAGCCTGGCCGGCGTCCAGGGCGGCGCGCGGCAGGTGGAGGTGGCGGTCAACGGCATCGGCGAGCGGGCCGGCAACGCGGCGCTGGAAGAGATCGTCATGGCGCTGAAGGTGCGCGGCGACCGGCTGCCGTTCCACACTGGCGTCGAGACCCAGCACATCACCCGCGCCAGCCGCTACGTCTCGGCGATCACCGGCTTCCCGGTGCAGTTCAACAAGGCCATCGTCGGCAAGAACGCCTTCGCCCACGAGAGCGGCATCCACCAGGACGGGATGCTGAAGGACCGCGGCACCTACGAGATCATGCAGCCCGACGACGTCGGGCAGGGCGCCTCCAACCTGGTGATGGGCAAGCACTCCGGCCGCCACGCCTTCCGCGAGAAGCTGAAGGCCCTGGGCTACGAGCTGGGCCAGAACGCCCTGAACGAGGCCTTCCAGCGCTTCAAGGACCTGGCCGACAAGAAGAAGCACGTGTTCGACGACGACCTGGTGGCCCTGGTGGACGACGCCCTGGCGTCCGGCGCCGACCGCATCCAGGTCAAGCACCTGCGGGTGATCGCCGGCACCGAGGGGCCGCAGGAGGCCTTCCTGACCGTCACCGTCGAGGGTGAGGAGAAGTCCGCCCAGGCGACCGGCGACGGTCCGGTGGACGCGGTGTTCAATGCCATCCACGCGGTCATGCCGCACGACGCGATCCTGCGCCTGTTCCAGGTGCACGCGGTCACCGAGGGCACCGACGCCCAGGCCCAGGTCTCCGTCCGGCTCGAGGAGGACGGCCGCATCGCCACCGGCCAGGCCGCCGACACCGACACCCTGACCGCCTCGGCCAAGGCCTACGTCAACGCGCTCAACAACCTCCTCGCGAGGAAGGAAAAGAACGCGCCGCAGGCGATCGCCAGCGGGTTCTAGCCGCCCACCGCTCGTCGTCACCCGGCCTGGCCGGGTGATCCATTCCAAAGTCGATCGTCACCAGCTGCGGCTGTCGCTCCGGGCTGGATGGCCCGGACCAGCCGGGCCATGACGAGGTGCGGGGGCGTCAATGCTCTGGATATTCCTGACCGCAGCGGCGGCGCCGCTGCAGGTGGCGCGCAATGCGCTGCAGCGCGGGCTGGTGGGCGACGCCGGGCCGTGGGGCGCGACCCTGGTGCGCTTCCTGTTCGGCTTGCCGTTCTCGCTGAGCCTGTTCGCGGTCGTCGCCCTGCTGACGCCCGGAGCCGCGCCGCACTTTTCCTGGCGTTTCGCAGCCGCTGTGGCGATCGGCGGGCTGTCGCAGATCGGCGCGACCGCGGCCCTGTTGGTGGCCATGCGGCGCGCCGGGTTCGCCGTGGCGACCGTGCTGCAACAATCCTCGCTGCCGCTCGCGGCGCTGTTCGGCTGGGCGCTGCTGGGGGACGCCCTGCGGCCGCACGCCTGGGCCGGCATCGCCCTGACCACGGCCGGCCTGGCGGTGCTGTCGTGGCCCCGGCGCGACCAGCTGCAGGGCGTCGGGCTCGGCTCGGCCCTGGGCCTGGCTTCCGGCGCGGCCTTCGCCGTCGCCCTCAACGCCTACCGGCAGGCGGGGCTGGCGCTGGAGCCGCATCACGCGATCTATTCGGCCACCGCCTCGGTGTGCGCCGCGCAGGCGATCCAGTCCGCCTTCCTGGTGGCCGTGCTCGCGGTCTGGCGGCCGGGCGTCCTGGGAGCCGTGGCGCAGTCCTGGCGTCCGTCGCTGGGCGCCGGCTTCTTCGGCGCGGCGGCCTCCGCCTGCTGGTTCGGAGCGCTGGCCATGGCCCCTGCGGGGCCAGTGCGGGCGGTGGGCGTCATCGAGGCGCCGATCGCCGCGGCGGCGGGGCGCCGACTGTTCAAGGAAAGGCTCAGCGCGCGCCAGCTGGCCGGCGGCGCCCTGGCGGCGGCAGGCGTGGCGATCACCGCCCTGGGCTGAGTTGAGGCCGCAGGCCCCTTCGGCCATAGTCGGGGCGCGGCAGGGCTCGAGGTCAATGGCAGACGCGCTTTCGATCCAGGGCCTCGCCAAGCGCTATGGCGCGAAGCCGGCGGTGGACGACCTGTCCCTGACGGTCCGCGCCGGCGAGCTCTACGCCCTGCTGGGCCCGAACGGGGCGGGCAAGACCACCACCTTGCGGATGGTGGCCGGCCTGCTGAAGCCCGACGCCGGCAGCATCTCTGTGTTCGGAGTCGACGCGCTCGCCGATCCCGCCGCCGCCAAGCGGCTGGTGGCCTGGGCGCCGGACGAGCCGATGCTCTACGACCGGCTGAATCCCATGGAGTACCTGGAATTCGTCGCCGGCCTCTGGGGCATGCCGCCGGACGTGGCGCAGCCCCGCGCCGAGGAGCTGCTGCGGCTGCTCGGCCTGTGGGACGACCGCGCCCAGCGCTGCGAGGGCTTCTCCCGCGGCATGAAGCAGAAGACCGCGCTGGCCGGGGCGCTGATCCACGACCCGCGCCTCTTGATCCTCGACGAGCCGCTGACCGGCCTCGACGCGGCGGTGGCCCGGCAGGTGAAGGAGCTGCTGCAGGACCGGGTGCGGGCCGGCGCGACGGTGATCCTCACCACCCACATCCTGGAGGTCGCCGAGCGGATGGCCGACCGCATCGGCATCATCCAGCACGGGCGCCTGCTGGCGCAGGGCACCCTCGACCAGCTGCGCGAGCGCTCCGGCGACGCGGAGGGCACGCTGGAGGACGTCTTCCTGGAGCTCACCGGCCAGCTCGGGGACTCCGCGGCGTGAGCCTCGCCCCGGGCTCCACGGCCTGGCTGCTGCGGCACGAACTGCGCCTGACGCTACGAGGGCTGCTGGCGCGGCGGAGCAAGGGGCGGGGCGGGACGATCTGGCTGACGCTGGCCGTGCCGCTGTTGCTGGCCGCCGTCGCCGGCGCGCCGCTCGGCTTGGTGCTGCGCGAGGTGGACGTGCCGATGATCCCGGCGAGCATCCTGATCGCCGACGCCGGCCTGGCGATGCTGTTCACCCTGATGCTGTCGCAGACCCTGGCCGCGGCGGTCGAGGCGCTCTTCCAGCGCGGCGACCTGGACCTGCTGTTCTCCTCGCCGATCGCGCCGCGGAAGGTGCTGACTATTCGGTTCCTCGGGGTCGCGGCGGGGATCTTCGGCGCCTTCGGCCTGTTCACCGCGCCGTTCATCATTCCCGTCGCCTTGCTCGGCCATCCAGGCTGGCTGGCGGCCCTGGTGGTGCTTTTCGACGTCGCCCTGGCCGCGACGGCGGTGGGCCTGCTGCTGGCCACCGGCCTCTTCCGGCTGATCGGACCCCGGCGCACGCGCACGGTTGGCCAGTTGCTGGCGGCGCTGATCGGGGCGCTGTTCTTCCTGGTCGCCCAGGCCCGCAACATCCTGGGCGGATCGCGAAGCGACAGCCTGTTCGCCAGCCTCGTGGCGCTGTCGCGCGACCCGCGGTTGCAGCTGCCGCCCGGCGCCGACTGGCCCCTGCGGGCCCTGGTGGGCGAGCCTGCGCCGCTGCTGGCGATGACCGCGCTCAGCGTCGGCGCCTTCCTGGTGGCCAACAACGTGCTCGGCGCCGCCTTCGCCAAGGACGCCGCCAGCGCCAGCGGCGCCGACACCGCCC encodes:
- a CDS encoding TVP38/TMEM64 family protein, whose product is MRRLFQFLSNMDAKAWRTLAISFLLFGGVGLVFLFGAQLFGFGGEATVEHWLTAASGPWSLPVAVAGFAALAFVGVPQFMLIAAAVVAFGPWTGLAYSWVGTMVSSLVGFYLGRAAGARTLERFSGAGVKRFMDLVGRNGFFASLIVRLVPSAPFIVVNMAAGVTPMRVLDFAAGTAIGIVPKIALTAFAGNSIFQVMRGQVGRNAIWLALAVAAWIGIGWLARSWLRAREKTEG
- a CDS encoding glutathione S-transferase family protein, producing the protein MLKLFYSPGACSLAPHIALEEAGASYECVRTNTAEGEQRRPEYLAINPKGRIPALVTERGVLTETPAILAFVAQSFPEARLAPLDDPFAFAEAQAFNSYLCSTVHVAHAHRHRGYRWADDPAALAEMTRKVPETIGACFQLIEDTMLRGPWVMGEAYTVCDGYLFTLADWLEGDGVDPRRFPMVFEHRERVRARPAVSRALATESGA
- a CDS encoding 2-isopropylmalate synthase, whose translation is MTATVPGSDVSDIAPPRSERDRVIVFDTTMRDGEQSPGASMSLEEKLELAKILEDMRVDVIEAGFPIASNGDFEAVRQVSEIITESIVCGLARAGMADIDRCAEAIKKAKRGRIHTFLSTSPSHRDHILHASQDDILEMITKSVTHARNLCGDVEWSAQDATRTEQDFLRRCVDAAIKAGATTINLPDTVGYTYPSEYADIFRDIIENVDGADRVIFSTHCHNDLGLAVANSLAGVQGGARQVEVAVNGIGERAGNAALEEIVMALKVRGDRLPFHTGVETQHITRASRYVSAITGFPVQFNKAIVGKNAFAHESGIHQDGMLKDRGTYEIMQPDDVGQGASNLVMGKHSGRHAFREKLKALGYELGQNALNEAFQRFKDLADKKKHVFDDDLVALVDDALASGADRIQVKHLRVIAGTEGPQEAFLTVTVEGEEKSAQATGDGPVDAVFNAIHAVMPHDAILRLFQVHAVTEGTDAQAQVSVRLEEDGRIATGQAADTDTLTASAKAYVNALNNLLARKEKNAPQAIASGF
- a CDS encoding DMT family transporter; this encodes MLWIFLTAAAAPLQVARNALQRGLVGDAGPWGATLVRFLFGLPFSLSLFAVVALLTPGAAPHFSWRFAAAVAIGGLSQIGATAALLVAMRRAGFAVATVLQQSSLPLAALFGWALLGDALRPHAWAGIALTTAGLAVLSWPRRDQLQGVGLGSALGLASGAAFAVALNAYRQAGLALEPHHAIYSATASVCAAQAIQSAFLVAVLAVWRPGVLGAVAQSWRPSLGAGFFGAAASACWFGALAMAPAGPVRAVGVIEAPIAAAAGRRLFKERLSARQLAGGALAAAGVAITALG
- a CDS encoding ABC transporter ATP-binding protein → MADALSIQGLAKRYGAKPAVDDLSLTVRAGELYALLGPNGAGKTTTLRMVAGLLKPDAGSISVFGVDALADPAAAKRLVAWAPDEPMLYDRLNPMEYLEFVAGLWGMPPDVAQPRAEELLRLLGLWDDRAQRCEGFSRGMKQKTALAGALIHDPRLLILDEPLTGLDAAVARQVKELLQDRVRAGATVILTTHILEVAERMADRIGIIQHGRLLAQGTLDQLRERSGDAEGTLEDVFLELTGQLGDSAA